One region of Macadamia integrifolia cultivar HAES 741 chromosome 11, SCU_Mint_v3, whole genome shotgun sequence genomic DNA includes:
- the LOC122093358 gene encoding polygalacturonase QRT3-like: MISRPLKLPGDCGGNLDSWGITESIQYFSRRSVFDRAIIFSNGEVDLEDEFEDFSCYIFNHEYITLRDLLLDSNFRGGGISVINSFRITIDNCYIVHFTTNGILVHGSRDTYIRNSFLGQHITSDSDCDEEDFSGTAINLKMSKDNAVTDVIIFSAGIGIMVSGIANTLTRVHCYNKASHYGGIGICLRLPGLTVTHIVNCYMDYAGIVAEDPVQLHISNIYFLGDVFILFKSINGVIRGVNIVDNMFTGSNRGVDIVQLDQSEGPFKTIDQVVIDQNNVSGMNLKVTVARAVKEGNGSSWVIDFNYVLLFPNLVNHVQYTLSTTGSGSGSFPKHALRNVLENRVVVESDRPIQATVYVTVHQIPMSNGWTDLENHRKEEMKAQEGWKFRLPTGYTSNSN; encoded by the exons ATGATAAGCAGACCATTGAAGTTGCCAGGCGATTGTGGTGGAAATCTAG ATTCATGGGGGATCACTGAAAGCATCCAATACTTTTCCAGAAGATCAGTATTTGATAGAGCTATCATCTTCAGTAATGGAGAGGTAGACCTGGAAGATGAATTCGAGGACTTCTCCTGTTATATCTTCAACCATGAATATATCACCCTCAGAGACCTCCTACTAGACTCTAATTTCAGAGGAGGTGGCATTTCAGTCATCAACTCCTTTAGAATTACCATAGACAACTGCTACATTGTTCATTTCACAACCAATGGTATCTTAGTCCATGGTAGCCGTGACACCTACATCAGAAACTCTTTCCTTGGGCAACACATCACCTCCGATAGTGATTGTGACGAAGAGGACTTCTCCGGCACTGCGATCAACCTAAAAATGAGCAAGGATAATGCCGTCACCGACGTCATCATCTTTTCTGCAGGAATTGGTATAATGGTGTCTGGTATAGCTAACACACTCACTAGGGTGCATTGCTATAACAAAGCAAGTCATTATGGTGGAATAGGTATTTGCCTGAGGCTACCTGGTTTGACAGTAACCCATATTGTCAATTGTTACATGGATTATGCCGGCATCGTCGCAGAGGACCCAGTTCAACTACATATCTCTAATATATACTTCCTTGGTGATGTTTTCATTTTGTTTAAGTCCATTAATGGTGTAATAAGAGGTGTCAACATTGTTGATAATATGTTCACAGGAAGTAATAGAGGGGTGGATATTGTCCAATTGGATCAATCAGAAGGGCCTTTTAAGACCATTGATCAAGTTGTAATCGACCAGAACAATGTAAGCGGAATGAATTTGAAGGTAACTGTTGCAAGAGCAGTGAAGGAAGGGAATGGAAGCTCATGGGTGATTGATTTCAATTATGTTCTACTATTCCCAAACCTCGTCAACCATGTTCAGTACACTTTGAGCACCACTGGCTCAGGCTCCGGTTCATTCCCTAAACATGCCTTGCGGAATGTGTTGGAGAATCGCGTGGTAGTTGAATCAGATAGGCCTATTCAGGCTACTGTTTATGTTACAGTTCATCAAATTCCTATGAGTAATGGATGGACAGATTTGGAGAATCACaggaaggaagaaatgaaggcaCAGGAAGGATGGAAATTCCGTCTTCCCACAGGGTATACCAGCAACTcaaattaa
- the LOC122094310 gene encoding polygalacturonase QRT3-like → MKATIARKAVAFFTLVGFASFIVIHVYGDYPKVGLLANNPHYFQMNQMQELKASLLRRNLASLISPSPPPTASSSRIYRATAYGADPTGKTDSTEALLNAISGAFNASNNGDLMQGITNLGGAEVYLEGGYYMISRPLRLPASGGGNLLIHGGSLKASNTFPGDQYLIELSASSSTYSYEYITLRDLLLDSNYRGGGISVINSLRTSIDNCYITHFTTNGILIRGGHETYIRNSFLGQHITAGGDPGEKGFSGTAINIVGNDNAVTDVVIFSAAIGIMVAGEANTLTGVHCYNKATGWGGTGIYLRLPGLTQTRIVNCYLDYTGIVAEDPVQLLISNTFFLGDGFILLKSIKGVIKGVNIVDNMFSGSGTGLDIVQLDQSKGPFKTIDGVVIDRNSINQMKLRATVARSVKEGNGSSWVIDFNNVLLFPNLIKHVQYSLSTPGSGSFPNHALRNISGNRIVVESDRPVQASVHVTVDQSPISNG, encoded by the exons ATGAAAGCTACAATAGCAAGAAAAGCTGTGGCCTTTTTCACGCTTGTGGGCTTTGCTAGCTTCATTGTAATTCATGTTTATGGGGATTATCCGAAGGTAGGTTTGCTGGCAAACAATCCTCATTACTTCCAAATGAATCAAATGCAGGAACTTAAGGCTTCACTCCTCCGCCGTAATCTGGCTTCTTTGATCTCTCCTTCGCCACCGCCG ACAGCTTCAAGTTCGCGAATTTATAGAGCAACAGCCTATGGTGCTGATCCAACAGGAAAAACAGATAGCACAGAAGCACTCCTCAATGCTATTTCTGGTGCTTTTAATGCTTCAAATAATGGAGATCTGATGCAGGGGATCACCAATCTTGGTGGTGCAGAGGTATACCTTGAAGGAGGTTATTACATGATAAGTAGACCATTGAGATTGCCAGCCAGTGGTGGTGGAAATCTGTTG ATTCATGGTGGATCACTGAAAGCATCCAATACTTTTCCGGGAGATCAGTATTTGATAGAGCTATCAGCATCTTCATCAACCTACTCCTATGAATATATCACCCTCAGAGACCTCCTACTTGACTCTAATTACAGAGGAGGAGGCATTTCAGTTATCAACTCACTCAGAACTTCCATAGACAATTGTTACATTACTCATTTCACAACCAATGGGATCTTAATCCGAGGTGGCCATGAGACCTACATTAGAAACTCTTTCCTAGGGCAACATATCACCGCCGGCGGTGATCCTGGTGAGAAGGGCTTCTCCGGCACCGCGATCAACATAGTGGGCAATGATAACGCTGTCACAGATGTAGTCATCTTTTCTGCAGCAATTGGTATAATGGTGGCTGGTGAGGCTAACACACTCACTGGGGTACATTGCTATAACAAAGCAACTGGTTGGGGTGGAACAGGAATTTATCTGAGGCTACCTGGTTTGACACAAACCCGGATTGTGAATTGTTACTTGGATTACACTGGCATCGTCGCAGAGGATCCAGTTCAACTACTTATCTCTAATACATTCTTCCTTGGAGATGGTTTCATTTTGTTGAAGTCCATTAAAGGTGTAATAAAAGGTGTCAACATTGTTGATAATATGTTCTCAGGAAGTGGTACAGGGTTGGATATAGTCCAATTGGATCAATCAAAAGGACCTTTCAAGACCATTGATGGAGTTGTTATCGACCGGAACAGCATAAACCAAATGAAATTAAGGGCAACTGTAGCAAGATCAGTGAAAGAAGGGAATGGAAGCTCATGGGTTATTGATTTCAACAATGTTCTACTATTCCCTAATCTCATCAAACATGTTCAGTACAGCTTGAGCACCCCTGGTTCAGGCTCATTCCCTAACCATGCCTTGAGGAATATTTCAGGGAACCGCATAGTTGTTGAATCAGATAGGCCTGTACAGGCTAGTGTTCATGTTACAGTTGATCAAAGTCCTATAAGTAATGGATGA
- the LOC122094169 gene encoding folate synthesis bifunctional protein, mitochondrial-like, giving the protein MNIFKQILPTKPHFKGAIKWCRVTFLSPLHSSPTTSVEVHSLEQEVVIALGSNVGDRLHNFNNALRLMKKFGIQITRHGCLYETKPAYITDQPFFLNSAVRGVTKLGPNELLAVLKQIEKDMGRTGGIRYGPRPIDLDILFYGKFKINSDVLTVPHERIWERPFVMAPLLDLLGLAIESDVEANWHSFSKQTGGLFELWDKLGGDSMVGRDGLRRVLPVGKHLWDWSERTHVMGVLNLTPDSFSDGGKFLSVDAAVSQVRLMVSEGADIIDIGAQSTRPNASWISAEEELDRLIPVLEAVLEIPEMEGTLLSVDTFHSEVAQEAVKRGVHLVNDVSGGHLDSKMLKVAADLGVPYVAMHMRGSPSTMQSDENIQYEDVCVQVASELYLRVRYAELSGVPAWRIIIDPGIGFSKKTEHNLDILMGLPTIRREIAKKSLAVSHVPILIGPSRKRFLGDVCNRPDATERDPATVAAITAGILGGANIVRVHNVRDNFDAARLCDALLKHRKIMS; this is encoded by the exons ATGAACATATTCAAGCAAATACTTCCCACCAAACCTCATTTTAAAGGGGCCATCAAGTGGTGTAGAG TAACATTTCTTTCTCCCCTCCATTCATCTCCAACTACTTCAGTAGAAGTTCATTCTCTGGAACAGGAAGTAGTAATTGCTTTGGGGAGTAACGTGGGTGATAGACTTCATAATTTCAATAATGCTTTGCGTTTAATGAAGAAGTTTGGTATCCAAATCACAAGACACGGATGTTTATACGAGACAAAGCCTGCCTATATTACTGATCAGCCATTCTTCCTCAACTCTGCAGTTAGAGGGGTTACAAAGCTTGGGCCAAATGAATTATTGGCAGTACTAAAACAAATTGAGAAAGATATGGGCCGAACTGGTGGAATAAGGTATGGCCCAAGACCAATTGACCTGGACATATTGTTTTATGGGAAGTTCAAGATCAATTCTGATGTTCTTACTGTTCCACATGAGAGGATTTGGGAAAGACCTTTTGTAATGGCTCCACTACTAGATTTACTAGGATTGGCCATAGAGAGTGATGTAGAAGCAAACTGGCATTCTTTTTCCAAGCAAACTGGAGGACTTTTTGAATTGTGGGATAAACTTGGTGGTGACTCCATGGTTGGAAGGGATGGGCTAAGACGGGTTTTACCTGTTGGAAAGCACCTATGGGACTGGTCAGAAAGAACCCATGTCATGGGTGTTCTCAATCTGACTCCAGATAGCTTCAGTGACGGTGGGAAGTTTCTATCAGTAGATGCTGCAGTTTCTCAGGTCCGCTTGATGGTCTCGGAAGGGGCCGATATTATTGATATTGGTGCACAATCCACACGTCCAAATGCATCTTGGATTTCTGCAGAAGAAGAGCTAGACAGACTAATACCTGTCCTAGAAGCTGTTCTTGAAATACCTGAGATGGAGGGGACACTGTTGTCTGTGGATACTTTTCACTCAGAAGTTGCACAGGAAGCAGTGAAAAGAGGGGTTCATCTTGTCAATGATGTATCGGGTGGGCATTTAGATTCTAAAATGCTCAAGGTTGCTGCAGATCTCGGGGTTCCTTATGTGGCAATGCACATGAGGGGCTCCCCCTCTACCATGCAAAGTGATGAAAATATACAATATGAAGATGTCTGTGTCCAGGTTGCTTCTGAGTTATATTTGCGGGTCAGATATGCTGAATTATCAGGGGTACCAGCATGGAGAATTATTATTGACCCTGGAATTGGATTCTCTAAGAAGACTGAGCACAATTTGGACATCCTTATGGGTTTACCAACCATTCGACGAGAGATAGCAAAGAAGAGCTTGGCTGTTTCTCATGTGCCCATCTTGATTGGACCCTCCAGAAAGAGGTTTCTAGGTGATGTTTGCAATCGGCCAGATGCCACTGAGAGAGACCCTGCAACGGTTGCTGCCATCACTGCTGGGATTTTGGGTGGTGCCAACATCGTTAGAGTGCACAATGTTAGAGACAACTTTGATGCTGCAAGGCTCTGCGATGCTTTACTGAAGCATAGAAAGATTATGTCGTGA